The genomic stretch AATTTCTCGATTCTACTTTTATGCAAAATTCTTTTCGCCTCTTCAAGGGTTGTGCCCAATGGGGCAGTAATCAGTTTTTCTTTGGTCATGATTTCTGCTATTCCTAATCTCTTGTCTTCTTCTTCTAAAAATCTGATATCTCGGTTAGTCAAAATTCCCACTAATTTTTTTTCTTTATTTACAATAGGAATTCCAGAAATATGATATTTACTCATTAGTTCAATTGCTTCTCCTACGCTTTTCTCTGGTGAAAGGCAAATGGGTTCTACAATTACTCCGCTCTCTGACCTCTTCACTTTATCGACTTCTTCAGACTGTTCTTCTATAGACATATTTTTATGAATAATACCAATGCCTCCTTCCCGGGCAAGAGCAATAGCTAATCTCGATTCGGTTACCGTATCCATAGCCGCACTAATTAAAGGAATATTTATATTGATATTTCTGGTAAATTTTGTTGAAATATCTATTTCTTTAGGAAGGATTGCTGATTTTTTGGGAACCAATAAAATATCGTCAAAGCTTAGACCTTCAAAATTCAAAAATCTTTCTTTTTCCATAACTTTCCGCCTTTCCAACTATTTGTTAATGAATAGTGAGTAGTCGCTTAATATTAAATACAAATTTTCAGTTGAAGATTTTAGTTTATCCGTTAATATTTCTTAGGTTAGTTATCTAATGATTTAAAGTTACCGGTTAAATTAATCTGAGATTAATGGATTAATCAGCTAACCAGGTAACTAATTAACAAGCTAGCTACATATATTCGGTATAGGCTAAACGCTCTTCACTATTTTTATAATATTACCCCTCTTCAATAGCCTTGTCAATTGAGAAGGACGTATCACATTTACTGGAATTTTTGATTTTTTCTATGTTACGCATTTTTTTCTTTTTTCCCCTTTACTTTTTTAGAAAATATATTACAATAAAAAAGATTTTATATCATAATTTTTTTTGTGGTATAATAAAAAACACTCTAGAATAAAATATTAAACGACCAAATACTTTAGTAAAAATTTTTATTGCATTAATTAGGAGCAAAAATGAACAATATAGTTAATTCCCTCCAAAAAAATAATTTAGTTAAAGAGATATTAGCTTGGAAGAAAAGAAGAGATGCTGTAATTTTAGCCCATGTCTATCAACCTGGTGAAATTCAGGATATCGCTGATTTTACAGGTGATTCTCTATTCCTCAGCCAGCAAGCTGCTAAGACTCAAGCAAAAATTATTTTATTTTGCGGAGTTCAATTTATGGCTGAAACTGCCTCTATTCTATCTCCAAAAAAAATTGTTCTCCTTCCTGAAATTAACGCCGGATGCCCTCTAGCTGATATGGCACCAGCCGAAAAAGTAAAAAGTAAAATAAAGGAACTGCCCGAAGTAGTCGTCGTTTCATATGTAAATTCGTCAGCAGCTGTAAAATCGTTAAGTGACTACTGCTGCACTTCTGCCAATGCTGTTCAAATTGCTCAAGCTATTTCCGCTGAAAAAGATATTTTATTTCTTCCCGATATGAATTTGGCTAATTATGTTGCAAGGGAAGCAAAACGAAAAATAATTCCCTGGTCGGGCTTCTGCCCCACTCATCATCTCTTAACCAAAGAGGAAGTGGTCAAAATGAAAAAATTACATCCTCAAGCTTTACTTTTAGTACATCCTGAATGTCGCCCTGAAGTATGTGATTTAGCTGATTATATTGGCAGTACCAGGGGAATTATTAATTTTGCCAGCAATAATCAAGTTAAAGAATTTATCATCGGTACAGAATTGGGTATCTTATACCCTTTAAAAAAGAATAATCCAAATAAAATATTTTTCTCAGCTTCTAATAACATGATCTGTCCTAATATGAAACTTATCACCTTAGAAAAAGTTCTCTATTCTCTACAAAATATGGTCTTTCAAATCACCGTACCGGAAGAAATAAGCCGAAAATCTTTAATAGCATTAAATCGTATGATTGAAATTACCTAATTAAGCTATAAAATAATTCACATCTCGGAGAAGGATTTAACAAATGTTCCCACGTTATTTAATTAATTTTGATTTATCCCAAGTAAAAAAAATATTTACCGATTTTTTGATTGTTGGTTCAGGAATAGCCGGTCTATACACTTCACTTAAAATTTTCGACAAAGGAGAAGTTACTCTGCTGACCAAAAGTAAATTAAAAGAAAGTAATACCGAATATGCTCAAGGGGGTATAGCAGTAGCTTTGGGAGATAAGGATTCACCTCACTTGCACATGGAAGATACTTTAAAAGCTGGTGCAAATTTTTGCGATCCCGAAGCGGTAAATATTTTAGTGACAGAGGGGCCAAAATGTGTTGAAGAACTAATAGAATTAGGAACTAAATTTGACAAAATTGAAGGAAAATATAATACTACTTTAGAAGCTGCTCATCAAAGACCCCGAATCTTACATGCCCGGGGTGATGCTACCGGAGCAGAAATTGAGGAATCTCTTTCTCAAAAAGTAATTAATGAAAACAAAATAAAAATTAAAGAGAATATTTTAGTCATAGATATTTTAACCGAACATAATACCTGTTACGGAGTGCTAGTTTTACATAGCGCTACCAATGAGATCATCGCCTATTTAGCAAAGGCTATTATTTTAGCCAGCGGTGGAGCGGGACAACTTTTCTTAAATACTACTAACCCTGAAGTAGCTACCGGAGATGGGATTGCTTTTGCTTATCGGGGAGGAGCAAAAGTAACAGATTTAGAATTTATTCAATTCCATCCTACTGCTCTCTATCACCAGGGAAGTCCTAAATTTCTTATTTCTGAAGCTGTACGCGGTGAAGGTGCTATTTTAAAAAATATTAAAGGCGAATTATTTATGCCTTCTTATCATCCTCTGGCTGAATTAGCTCCCAGAGATATAGTTGCCCGGGCGATTACCGATCAAATGAAAAAAACTAATAGTAATTATGTCTACTTAGACGCCTCCAAGATAAAAGATAAATTTTCTCAACGCTTTCCCACTATCTACAAAAACTGTATTTCACTAGGCATTAATCCTGAGAAAGAATATATTCCGGTAGCCCCAGCTGCCCATTATACTATGGGAGGTATAAAAACTGATACCTGGGGGCAAACTAATTTAACTAATCTCTATGCTTGTGGCGAGTGTACTTCAACAGG from Candidatus Atribacteria bacterium encodes the following:
- the nadA gene encoding quinolinate synthase NadA: MNNIVNSLQKNNLVKEILAWKKRRDAVILAHVYQPGEIQDIADFTGDSLFLSQQAAKTQAKIILFCGVQFMAETASILSPKKIVLLPEINAGCPLADMAPAEKVKSKIKELPEVVVVSYVNSSAAVKSLSDYCCTSANAVQIAQAISAEKDILFLPDMNLANYVAREAKRKIIPWSGFCPTHHLLTKEEVVKMKKLHPQALLLVHPECRPEVCDLADYIGSTRGIINFASNNQVKEFIIGTELGILYPLKKNNPNKIFFSASNNMICPNMKLITLEKVLYSLQNMVFQITVPEEISRKSLIALNRMIEIT
- the nadB gene encoding L-aspartate oxidase, yielding MFPRYLINFDLSQVKKIFTDFLIVGSGIAGLYTSLKIFDKGEVTLLTKSKLKESNTEYAQGGIAVALGDKDSPHLHMEDTLKAGANFCDPEAVNILVTEGPKCVEELIELGTKFDKIEGKYNTTLEAAHQRPRILHARGDATGAEIEESLSQKVINENKIKIKENILVIDILTEHNTCYGVLVLHSATNEIIAYLAKAIILASGGAGQLFLNTTNPEVATGDGIAFAYRGGAKVTDLEFIQFHPTALYHQGSPKFLISEAVRGEGAILKNIKGELFMPSYHPLAELAPRDIVARAITDQMKKTNSNYVYLDASKIKDKFSQRFPTIYKNCISLGINPEKEYIPVAPAAHYTMGGIKTDTWGQTNLTNLYACGECTSTGVHGANRLASNSLLEGLVFGNRIAQKVKENKELFSQKIDEEKNIFYNFPRKEIRKFDSRQITKELQKLMWDKVGIIRNSSDLKQAIQKINEWKFILKSELRTTEDFELANLIILADLITKSALQREESRGAHYRKDFPDRDDINWKKHIIY